The following coding sequences are from one Prochlorococcus sp. MIT 1314 window:
- the uvrA gene encoding excinuclease ABC subunit UvrA: MVKKINNTFEEDNSINIRGARQHNLKNIDLSLPRNKFIVFTGVSGSGKSSLAFDTIFAEGQRRYVESLSAYARQFLGQVDKPDVDNIEGLSPAISIDQKSTSHNPRSTVGTVTEIQDYLRLLFGRAGEPHCHHCGIPIAPQTIDEMVDQILLLPEGTRYQLLAPVVRGKKGTHTKLISGLASEGFARVRINGEVRELADSIELDKNQTHNIEVVVDRLIARDGIQERLNDSLQTCLKRGDGLAIVEVVPKKGEKLPPNLDREKLYSENYACPVHGSIVEELSPRLFSFNSPYGACPDCHGIGYLKKFTADRVVPDKTLPVYAAIAPWSEKDNTYYFSLLYSVGQAYGFELKTPWKDLSDLQKKVLLLGSDKPILIQADSRFKTSSGFERPFEGILPILERQLKEANGESVKQKLEKYLELVPCKTCSGKRLRPEALAVKLGPYNITDLTSISVSETLTQIERIMGLSQVKKENISLSEKQKQIGELVLKEIRLRLKFLINVGLDYLTLDRPAMTLSGGEAQRIRLATQIGAGLTGVLYVLDEPSIGLHQRDNDRLLETLKSLRDLGNTLVVVEHDEDTMKSADYLVDIGPGAGVYGGEIIAKGSYQDVLKSERSLTGAYLSGRKSIPTPKERRSSVKKSLILNNCSKNNLKNISVEFPLGRLVSVTGVSGSGKSTLINELLHPALCHSLGLKVPFPQGVKELKGIKAIDKVIVIDQSPIGRTPRSNPATYTGAFDPIRQIFTATVEAKARGYQAGQFSFNVKGGRCEACKGQGVNVIEMNFLPDVYVQCEVCKGARFNRETLQVKYKGFNISDVLEMTVEQAAETFSAIPQAADRLSTLVDVGLGYVKLGQPAPTLSGGEAQRVKLATELSKRATGKTLYLIDEPTTGLSFYDVHKLMDVIQRLVDKGNSVIVIEHNLDVIRCSDWIIDLGPDGGDKGGEIIAEGIPEDVAKHPSSHTAKYLKKVLK; encoded by the coding sequence ATGGTTAAAAAAATCAATAATACTTTTGAAGAAGATAATTCAATCAATATTAGAGGGGCGCGTCAGCATAATTTAAAGAATATTGACCTTTCCTTACCTAGGAATAAATTTATAGTTTTTACGGGTGTTAGTGGAAGTGGAAAAAGTTCTTTAGCTTTCGACACGATTTTTGCCGAAGGTCAAAGAAGATATGTTGAGAGCTTGTCAGCATACGCAAGACAATTTTTGGGACAAGTAGACAAACCAGATGTTGATAATATTGAGGGTTTATCGCCTGCTATTTCAATTGATCAAAAATCTACAAGTCATAATCCTCGATCAACAGTTGGAACAGTAACAGAGATACAAGACTATTTAAGGCTATTGTTTGGCCGTGCTGGTGAGCCGCATTGTCATCACTGTGGTATTCCAATTGCTCCTCAAACAATAGATGAAATGGTTGACCAAATTCTTTTATTGCCAGAAGGTACAAGGTACCAGTTATTGGCTCCTGTTGTAAGGGGTAAAAAAGGAACACACACAAAATTAATAAGTGGATTGGCCTCAGAGGGATTTGCTAGGGTAAGAATTAACGGTGAGGTAAGAGAACTTGCTGATAGTATTGAATTAGATAAAAATCAAACTCATAATATTGAGGTAGTAGTTGATAGATTAATCGCGAGAGATGGAATACAAGAAAGATTGAATGATTCTTTGCAAACTTGTCTCAAAAGAGGCGATGGTTTAGCAATAGTAGAAGTGGTTCCAAAAAAAGGTGAAAAATTACCTCCAAACTTAGATAGAGAAAAATTGTACTCAGAAAATTATGCTTGTCCGGTACATGGTTCTATTGTAGAAGAACTTTCTCCAAGATTATTTTCTTTTAATAGCCCATATGGGGCCTGTCCAGATTGTCATGGAATTGGTTATTTAAAAAAATTTACTGCGGATAGAGTTGTGCCAGATAAAACATTACCTGTTTATGCCGCAATAGCGCCTTGGAGTGAAAAAGATAATACTTATTATTTTTCTCTACTATATTCTGTAGGACAAGCGTATGGTTTTGAATTAAAAACTCCTTGGAAAGATTTAAGTGATTTGCAAAAAAAAGTTTTACTTTTAGGATCAGATAAACCAATACTCATCCAAGCTGATAGTCGCTTTAAAACCTCTAGTGGTTTTGAAAGACCTTTTGAGGGGATTTTACCAATCTTGGAAAGGCAATTGAAGGAAGCTAATGGAGAATCAGTTAAACAAAAATTAGAAAAATATTTAGAATTGGTTCCTTGTAAGACATGTTCTGGAAAAAGATTAAGACCTGAAGCTTTAGCAGTTAAACTTGGTCCATACAATATAACTGATTTAACCTCTATAAGTGTTTCTGAAACTTTAACTCAAATCGAACGAATCATGGGATTAAGTCAGGTTAAGAAGGAAAATATTTCTTTATCCGAAAAACAAAAGCAGATAGGTGAATTGGTTTTAAAAGAGATTCGTTTACGTTTGAAGTTTTTAATTAATGTAGGTTTAGATTATTTGACTTTAGATAGACCAGCTATGACTTTGTCTGGTGGAGAGGCTCAACGTATTAGATTAGCTACACAAATAGGTGCAGGCCTTACTGGTGTTTTATATGTATTAGATGAGCCTAGTATTGGTTTACATCAGAGAGATAATGACAGATTATTAGAAACATTAAAAAGCTTGAGAGACTTAGGAAATACTTTGGTGGTTGTTGAACATGATGAAGATACTATGAAATCCGCGGATTATTTAGTAGATATTGGTCCAGGTGCAGGTGTTTATGGTGGTGAAATTATTGCTAAAGGATCATATCAAGATGTCTTGAAATCAGAGAGGTCATTAACTGGAGCTTATCTTAGTGGTAGGAAGTCGATTCCTACTCCAAAAGAGCGTAGATCATCTGTTAAAAAAAGTTTAATTTTAAATAATTGCTCTAAAAATAACTTAAAAAATATATCTGTTGAGTTTCCTTTAGGAAGATTAGTTTCTGTAACTGGTGTAAGTGGCAGTGGTAAAAGCACCTTGATAAATGAATTACTTCACCCTGCATTGTGTCATTCACTAGGATTAAAAGTCCCTTTTCCTCAAGGTGTAAAAGAGTTAAAGGGTATAAAGGCAATAGATAAAGTTATTGTTATAGATCAATCTCCAATAGGAAGAACACCAAGATCAAATCCTGCTACCTATACTGGTGCTTTTGATCCTATTAGGCAGATATTTACTGCCACAGTAGAAGCAAAAGCAAGGGGTTATCAAGCAGGTCAATTTAGTTTCAATGTGAAAGGAGGAAGATGCGAAGCGTGTAAAGGCCAGGGAGTCAATGTTATCGAAATGAATTTTTTACCTGATGTGTATGTTCAATGTGAAGTTTGCAAAGGAGCTCGTTTTAATAGGGAAACTCTTCAAGTTAAATACAAAGGTTTTAATATATCTGATGTTTTAGAGATGACTGTTGAACAAGCTGCAGAAACTTTTTCTGCCATACCTCAAGCCGCTGATAGATTAAGTACATTGGTAGACGTCGGTTTGGGATATGTAAAATTAGGTCAACCAGCTCCTACATTATCTGGTGGTGAGGCTCAAAGAGTGAAGTTAGCTACAGAATTATCTAAACGAGCTACTGGAAAAACTTTATATTTGATTGATGAACCAACTACTGGTTTAAGTTTTTATGATGTTCATAAATTGATGGATGTGATACAACGTTTGGTAGATAAAGGTAATTCAGTAATTGTTATCGAACATAATTTAGATGTTATTAGATGTTCGGATTGGATCATTGATTTAGGACCTGATGGAGGGGATAAAGGTGGTGAAATTATTGCAGAAGGTATTCCTGAGGATGTAGCTAAACATCCTTCTAGCCATACAGCAAAATATCTTAAAAAGGTCCTCAAATAA
- the dnaN gene encoding DNA polymerase III subunit beta, giving the protein MEIICNQNELNNAIQLVSKAVSSRPTHPILANILLTADQGTNKISLTGFDLNLGIQTSFDGTVKNSGAITIPSKLLSEIVNKLPNETPVSLEVDQSSDNILIKSDRGSFNLKGIPSDDYPNLPFVESGTSLNIDPSSFLKALKSTIFASSNDDSKQLLTGVNFIFKKNYLESASTDGHRLAVALIGKKENLENKENLPLNESDLSVTIPTRSLREIEKLVSLRSSENSIKLFYDKGQVVFISSNQIITTRTLEGTYPNYSQLIPDTFSKIFNFNTKKLIDALERIAVLADQQSSVVKIKLDNTDLASISADAQDIGNANESVPVSYSGENFDIAFNVRYLLEGLKVIASENVLLKCNLATTPAVFVPEDNLNSFTYLVMPVQVRS; this is encoded by the coding sequence ATGGAAATTATTTGTAATCAAAATGAGTTAAATAATGCTATTCAACTAGTAAGCAAAGCAGTTTCTTCAAGACCAACTCATCCAATTCTTGCAAATATACTTTTAACAGCTGACCAAGGAACAAATAAAATAAGTTTGACAGGATTTGATCTTAATCTAGGAATTCAAACTTCTTTTGATGGAACTGTTAAAAATAGTGGTGCTATTACAATACCTTCAAAACTGTTATCTGAAATAGTAAATAAATTACCTAATGAGACCCCAGTTTCTTTGGAAGTAGATCAAAGTTCAGATAATATTTTAATCAAAAGTGATAGAGGTTCTTTTAATCTTAAAGGCATACCATCTGATGATTATCCCAATTTGCCATTTGTTGAAAGTGGTACTTCTTTAAATATTGATCCTAGTTCTTTTTTAAAAGCGTTAAAATCTACAATTTTTGCTAGTAGTAATGATGATTCAAAACAGTTACTTACAGGGGTCAATTTTATATTTAAAAAAAATTATTTAGAGTCTGCTTCTACTGATGGACATAGACTAGCTGTTGCATTAATTGGTAAAAAAGAAAATTTGGAAAATAAAGAGAACTTACCTTTAAATGAAAGTGATTTATCTGTAACTATTCCAACTAGATCATTAAGAGAAATTGAAAAACTTGTATCTTTAAGAAGCTCAGAAAATTCAATTAAGCTTTTCTATGATAAAGGTCAGGTAGTGTTTATTTCTTCTAATCAAATAATTACAACAAGAACTCTTGAGGGTACCTATCCTAATTACTCACAATTAATTCCTGATACTTTTTCTAAGATTTTTAATTTTAATACTAAAAAATTAATTGATGCATTAGAAAGAATTGCTGTTTTGGCTGATCAACAGAGTAGTGTTGTTAAAATTAAATTGGATAATACAGATTTAGCTTCAATAAGTGCAGATGCCCAAGATATTGGAAACGCAAATGAATCAGTACCTGTTTCTTACTCTGGTGAAAATTTTGATATTGCATTTAACGTTAGATATCTTTTAGAAGGTTTAAAAGTTATTGCTTCTGAAAATGTCCTTTTAAAGTGTAATCTTGCAACTACTCCCGCTGTTTTTGTGCCAGAAGATAATTTAAATTCTTTTACTTATTTAGTCATGCCTGTTCAGGTTCGTTCTTGA
- a CDS encoding alpha/beta hydrolase, with translation MDFSKFLINKLLFILITSQLVFNVSKANAAEEIKIVYSIFSRTVKVNSLKTFAEKGNSTRKLKRILKATRSTDKEIRSVLNKDFEVPITIASKLVYSEIGNVFLTRLSSIIHPPRADDERTGMLALRASVIQGIKIGNGKINLINFFEGYPTKTVILNVNALSKVMNKVESISELLDFFTNSPLEKIKTN, from the coding sequence ATGGATTTTAGTAAATTTTTAATAAATAAATTATTATTTATTTTAATAACTTCTCAATTAGTTTTTAATGTTTCAAAAGCCAATGCTGCTGAAGAAATTAAAATTGTATACAGCATTTTTTCTAGAACAGTTAAAGTAAATTCATTAAAGACTTTTGCTGAAAAAGGTAATTCAACAAGAAAATTAAAAAGAATTTTAAAAGCAACTAGGTCTACTGATAAAGAAATTAGATCAGTTTTAAACAAAGATTTTGAAGTCCCTATTACTATTGCAAGCAAATTAGTATACTCTGAAATTGGAAATGTTTTTTTAACAAGACTTTCATCTATTATCCATCCTCCCAGAGCAGATGATGAAAGAACAGGTATGTTAGCCCTTAGAGCAAGTGTAATTCAAGGAATTAAAATAGGAAATGGAAAAATAAATCTAATAAATTTTTTTGAAGGATATCCAACAAAGACTGTTATTTTAAATGTCAACGCTTTGAGCAAAGTTATGAATAAAGTAGAATCAATTTCAGAATTATTAGACTTTTTTACAAATTCCCCTCTTGAAAAAATTAAAACAAATTAA
- the thrC gene encoding threonine synthase, with protein MALLNKIKNKLGINYRKKRWPGLIEAYKQYLPVTKKTPIISLNEGNTPLILSNSISNLIGNGTKVFLKYDGLNPTGSFKDRGMTMAISKAKEEGREAVICASTGNTSAAAAAYASRGGLKPYVLIPEGFVAQGKLAQALMYGAEIISINGNFDKALEIVRDLSSEHPIELVNSVNPYRIQGQKTAAFEIVDDLGIAPDWLCIPMGNAGNITAYWMGFKEYSKIKRNLKLPIMMGFQSEGSAPLVQNIIVKNPETIATAIRIGNPVNREKAKIVKKESTGDFQSVTDEEIINAYKILAKEGVFCEPASAASVAGLIKNKNRIQKESTIVCVLTGNGLKDPDCAINNNDAVFRKNIEPSLKNITKILGY; from the coding sequence ATGGCGTTATTAAATAAAATCAAAAATAAACTAGGTATTAATTACAGAAAAAAAAGATGGCCTGGCCTAATCGAAGCTTACAAACAATATCTTCCTGTAACGAAGAAAACACCTATTATTTCCCTCAATGAAGGAAATACTCCACTAATTCTTAGTAACTCAATTAGCAATTTAATTGGAAATGGGACAAAGGTTTTTTTAAAATATGACGGCCTAAATCCGACAGGATCTTTTAAAGATCGTGGTATGACTATGGCAATTAGTAAAGCAAAAGAAGAAGGCCGTGAAGCGGTAATTTGTGCAAGTACTGGAAACACTTCTGCTGCTGCTGCTGCATATGCTTCTAGAGGAGGATTAAAACCTTATGTTTTAATACCAGAAGGGTTTGTTGCACAAGGAAAGCTTGCTCAAGCTTTAATGTATGGAGCTGAGATAATATCCATTAATGGAAACTTTGATAAGGCTCTTGAAATTGTTAGAGACTTATCCTCAGAACATCCAATAGAACTTGTTAATTCTGTCAATCCATATAGAATCCAAGGACAAAAGACAGCAGCTTTTGAAATTGTCGATGACTTAGGAATTGCTCCTGATTGGCTTTGTATTCCAATGGGAAATGCAGGAAATATAACTGCTTATTGGATGGGGTTTAAAGAATATTCAAAAATAAAAAGAAATTTAAAATTACCAATTATGATGGGGTTTCAATCGGAAGGGTCTGCTCCATTAGTTCAAAATATAATAGTAAAAAATCCAGAAACAATTGCAACGGCAATAAGAATTGGTAATCCTGTAAATAGAGAAAAAGCAAAAATAGTAAAAAAAGAAAGTACAGGAGACTTTCAGTCAGTTACAGATGAAGAAATAATCAATGCTTATAAAATTCTGGCAAAAGAGGGGGTTTTTTGTGAACCAGCAAGTGCAGCATCAGTTGCAGGACTGATTAAAAATAAAAATAGAATTCAAAAAGAATCGACTATTGTTTGTGTTCTTACTGGAAATGGATTGAAAGACCCTGATTGCGCTATTAACAATAATGATGCTGTTTTCAGAAAAAATATTGAACCTTCGTTAAAAAATATAACCAAAATCTTAGGATATTAA
- a CDS encoding PRC-barrel domain-containing protein codes for MKLPKEILLSELLNYTVKGNMALNYGNGENVWMHPPVHRILGWYSRPSNFDLKRNVWRLNQISQIIDNEIYVKGDPAISDLATLNRFPTLIEANLINKNGSKIGVVADFLFEMKTGKIKYYLVSRSNPKIPGSSRWKLNIENINDQQPGLVFCESNSLDDLSLLKSSIKNEFLQKGKKIIDRFDDMKNIASNRLEDWLEEDEDINQNLEFKQKSFYNDERKSRSFSDNKEDDPWI; via the coding sequence TTGAAGTTACCTAAAGAAATTTTATTAAGTGAATTACTAAATTACACTGTTAAGGGTAATATGGCCCTTAATTACGGAAATGGTGAAAATGTTTGGATGCATCCTCCAGTTCATCGGATTTTAGGATGGTACTCACGGCCTTCAAATTTTGATTTAAAACGAAATGTCTGGAGATTAAATCAAATTAGTCAAATAATAGATAATGAAATTTATGTCAAAGGTGATCCCGCTATTTCTGATTTAGCAACTTTAAATAGATTTCCAACTTTAATAGAAGCTAATCTGATCAATAAAAATGGCTCAAAAATAGGAGTTGTTGCAGATTTTTTATTTGAAATGAAAACAGGTAAAATTAAGTATTATTTAGTTTCTCGATCTAATCCTAAGATTCCAGGTTCTAGTAGATGGAAATTAAATATTGAAAATATTAATGATCAACAACCTGGCTTAGTCTTTTGTGAAAGCAATTCTTTAGACGATTTATCTTTACTAAAATCAAGTATTAAAAATGAATTTTTGCAAAAAGGAAAAAAAATTATTGATAGATTTGATGATATGAAAAATATAGCTTCTAATAGACTGGAGGATTGGCTAGAAGAAGATGAAGATATAAACCAAAATTTAGAATTTAAACAAAAAAGTTTTTATAATGATGAAAGAAAATCAAGATCTTTTAGTGATAATAAAGAAGATGACCCTTGGATCTAA
- a CDS encoding AarF/ABC1/UbiB kinase family protein gives MKEDFTDFIEVSGLLNYDPDTISKIYKKNPKRLFKRLWQTLMPIFAYIFSVGWDKLTGRLKNESQAKFRAKELTNLLVELGPAFVKAGQALSTRPDIIPGILLEELSELQDQLPGFDGDKAMELIEEDLGSKIDEIFLEIDKEPISAASLGQVHKAKLKNAEVVAVKVQRPGLREQITLDLYIVRNIAYWLKNNIGLIRSDLVALIDELGKRVFEEMDYLNEAANAEKFRNMHKHNKMIAVPKIYKEITSRRVLTMEWIEGTKLTNLEDVKKLGIDPDKMIDIGVQCSLEQLLEHGFFHADPHPGNLLALKDGRLCYLDFGMMSEVSRDSRSGLIQAVVHLVNKNFDKLSQDFVKLGFLSEEINLEPIVPAFQDVFINAVEQGVSKMDFKSVTDDMSGVMYKFPFKLPPYYALIIRSLLTLEGIALSVDPNFKILGAAYPYFARRLMEDPDPQLRESLKEMLFDNKKFKWDRLEDLLSNAAKQTNLDLEKLLDEVINLLFSTKGGFLRNEIIESLTNQIDLLSLKILKNLNNYLPNSIKLNTTSEDNNLSDLIIYVEPLRNFLEILQKVPGYSIDIFIKRVPRLINEPYTKEMGIKIAQKVTEKGVVRLVKIAAGTNI, from the coding sequence ATGAAAGAAGATTTTACTGATTTCATTGAAGTATCTGGACTCTTAAATTATGATCCAGATACAATTTCTAAAATTTACAAAAAAAATCCTAAAAGACTTTTTAAAAGACTTTGGCAAACACTCATGCCTATTTTTGCCTATATTTTTTCTGTTGGGTGGGATAAATTAACTGGAAGATTAAAAAATGAATCGCAAGCTAAATTTAGAGCAAAAGAATTAACAAATTTATTAGTTGAACTTGGGCCTGCATTTGTTAAAGCAGGGCAAGCTTTATCAACAAGACCAGATATAATTCCAGGGATTCTTCTAGAAGAATTATCTGAATTGCAAGATCAACTACCGGGGTTTGATGGCGATAAAGCTATGGAATTAATAGAAGAAGATTTAGGATCCAAAATAGATGAAATTTTTTTAGAAATTGATAAAGAGCCAATTTCCGCAGCTTCTTTAGGGCAAGTGCATAAAGCCAAATTAAAAAATGCAGAGGTCGTCGCAGTTAAAGTACAACGGCCAGGTTTAAGAGAACAAATAACTTTAGATCTTTACATAGTTAGAAATATTGCTTATTGGCTAAAAAACAATATCGGATTAATAAGAAGTGATCTCGTTGCGTTGATTGATGAATTAGGCAAGAGAGTTTTTGAAGAGATGGATTATTTAAACGAAGCTGCAAATGCAGAGAAATTTAGAAATATGCATAAACATAACAAAATGATTGCTGTACCAAAAATTTACAAAGAAATAACATCGAGAAGAGTTTTGACAATGGAATGGATCGAGGGTACAAAATTAACCAATTTAGAAGATGTAAAAAAATTAGGAATCGATCCTGATAAGATGATTGATATTGGAGTGCAGTGCAGTTTAGAACAACTTTTAGAACATGGTTTTTTCCATGCTGACCCACATCCAGGGAATTTATTAGCTTTAAAAGATGGCAGGTTATGTTATCTAGATTTTGGAATGATGAGTGAAGTATCCAGAGACTCTAGATCTGGACTAATACAAGCAGTTGTACATTTAGTAAACAAAAACTTCGATAAATTATCTCAGGATTTCGTAAAATTAGGATTCTTATCAGAAGAGATCAATCTAGAACCCATAGTTCCAGCGTTTCAAGATGTTTTTATTAATGCCGTTGAACAAGGGGTTTCAAAAATGGATTTTAAAAGCGTCACAGACGATATGTCCGGTGTTATGTATAAATTCCCTTTCAAATTACCTCCATATTACGCACTTATAATTAGGTCATTACTAACACTAGAAGGAATTGCTTTAAGCGTAGACCCAAACTTTAAAATATTAGGTGCAGCGTATCCATATTTTGCTAGAAGATTAATGGAAGATCCAGACCCACAATTAAGAGAAAGTTTGAAAGAAATGCTTTTCGATAATAAAAAATTTAAATGGGATCGTTTAGAAGATCTTCTTTCTAACGCTGCAAAGCAGACAAACCTTGATTTAGAAAAACTTTTAGATGAAGTAATAAATCTCCTGTTTTCTACAAAAGGAGGATTTCTTAGAAATGAAATAATCGAAAGTTTAACAAATCAAATAGATTTACTTAGTCTAAAAATATTGAAAAATTTGAATAACTACCTTCCAAACTCAATTAAATTAAATACGACTAGTGAGGATAATAATTTAAGTGACCTTATAATTTATGTAGAGCCATTAAGAAACTTTTTAGAGATTTTACAAAAAGTACCCGGATACTCTATTGATATTTTTATAAAAAGAGTTCCTCGACTTATAAATGAGCCTTATACAAAAGAAATGGGCATTAAAATTGCACAAAAAGTAACCGAAAAAGGAGTGGTTAGACTTGTAAAAATTGCCGCTGGTACAAATATCTAA
- a CDS encoding AAA family ATPase, whose protein sequence is MLIQLKIENIALIEIIEINFEKGLNIITGDSGSGKSLILDSLNALFGGTNIPLKHLIRPGKDYCVIEAIFSSSSQINNWLISNGFEMRCSELKIKRKSYRKNNKILSKYSLNNLSINKQTLEKLGRFLIDFAGQFDTFIFDSLEKRRLIIDDLCSQEFRDTSAKIKNIWGENQVLKGLMNEKIEYSKKQEENNFVIQQMLKSLEEANLNSSEEILELELQENKLVNNLEINNSIQSSLENLNNFSHDEPSVAFLINQSIKVLNKTADFDIKIQKFREKLLNIQADVEDLIFALNSYLQDIENYESNLPEIQKRLFFLKNLERTFSLDLPQLIEKRDQLKTYFQNKDQDKEICRIKGQIKSLQSNLNSLFDIQSTERKKIAKHLQCSVMSTLSNLGLENANFSIQFSECKPSGDGVDNINFLFSANPDQKLAPLSSVISGGEMSRFLLAIKSNISNKPNTFFLDEIDSGLSGKSLFSLVQLIKEISKDQQVLCITHQPFLAAGGLAHFKVNKKVINGITYTSIAKLTTKKQRKNELVELIGGCFGEANDYASRLLERVAA, encoded by the coding sequence ATGTTAATACAATTAAAAATAGAAAACATTGCCTTAATAGAAATTATAGAAATTAATTTCGAAAAAGGTTTGAATATCATAACTGGGGATTCAGGTTCAGGAAAATCACTAATCTTAGATTCCCTAAATGCTTTATTTGGTGGAACTAATATACCTCTAAAGCATTTAATACGTCCAGGAAAAGATTATTGTGTGATCGAGGCAATATTTTCTTCTTCTTCTCAAATTAATAATTGGTTAATTAGTAATGGTTTTGAAATGAGATGTTCAGAACTGAAAATCAAAAGAAAATCTTATAGAAAAAATAATAAAATTTTATCTAAATATAGCCTTAATAATTTATCAATTAATAAACAAACATTAGAAAAACTTGGACGTTTTTTAATAGATTTTGCAGGTCAATTTGATACTTTTATATTTGATTCTCTAGAAAAGAGAAGATTAATTATTGATGACTTATGTTCCCAAGAATTTAGGGATACTAGTGCAAAGATTAAAAATATTTGGGGAGAAAATCAAGTTTTAAAAGGATTAATGAATGAAAAAATAGAATATTCTAAGAAGCAAGAAGAAAACAACTTTGTAATTCAACAAATGTTAAAGAGTTTAGAAGAAGCTAATTTAAATTCCAGTGAGGAAATTTTAGAATTAGAATTACAGGAAAATAAACTCGTAAATAATCTTGAAATTAATAATTCAATTCAATCATCATTAGAAAACTTGAATAATTTTAGTCATGATGAACCATCAGTAGCTTTTTTGATAAATCAATCAATAAAAGTTTTAAATAAAACAGCAGATTTTGATATAAAGATTCAAAAATTTAGAGAGAAGTTATTAAATATCCAAGCTGATGTTGAAGATTTAATATTCGCTCTAAACTCATATTTGCAAGATATAGAAAATTATGAATCTAATCTTCCAGAAATACAAAAAAGATTGTTTTTTTTAAAAAACTTGGAGAGAACTTTTTCATTGGATCTACCTCAATTAATTGAAAAGCGAGATCAATTAAAAACATATTTTCAAAACAAGGATCAAGATAAAGAGATTTGTAGAATTAAAGGTCAAATTAAAAGTTTACAAAGTAATTTAAATTCTTTATTTGATATCCAGTCTACTGAAAGAAAAAAAATTGCTAAACATTTACAATGTTCAGTAATGTCGACTTTAAGCAATCTAGGCTTAGAAAATGCAAATTTTTCAATTCAATTTTCCGAATGTAAGCCTTCCGGGGATGGTGTTGATAATATAAATTTTTTGTTTTCTGCTAATCCTGATCAGAAGCTTGCGCCTTTATCAAGTGTTATTTCTGGGGGAGAAATGTCAAGATTCTTATTAGCTATAAAATCTAATATTTCTAATAAACCAAATACTTTCTTTTTAGATGAAATTGATAGTGGTTTAAGTGGTAAATCTTTATTTTCTTTGGTTCAACTAATAAAAGAAATTTCTAAAGATCAACAGGTTTTATGTATTACACATCAGCCTTTTTTAGCCGCTGGAGGATTAGCACATTTTAAAGTGAATAAAAAGGTAATTAATGGAATAACTTATACATCAATTGCAAAATTAACTACAAAAAAACAAAGAAAAAACGAATTAGTAGAACTAATTGGGGGATGTTTTGGCGAAGCAAATGATTACGCTTCTAGACTTCTCGAAAGGGTAGCTGCATAA